Proteins from one Limanda limanda chromosome 4, fLimLim1.1, whole genome shotgun sequence genomic window:
- the LOC133000394 gene encoding tubulin-specific chaperone cofactor E-like protein isoform X2 has translation MQRFGSEESEDDFNGRTFVEVIRERYSPENFPWCTGPNIRVVVVPREGPQGSSLKDSVNLPSVMVLDGWGVSQAGDQAWIEAFCAHVTKLDLSHNKLQDWHEINKIVSNTPNLESLNLSYNPLAGITLEPGCTKAFFGVRSLGLNNTKVSWDTVLLLIREIPELEELFLSLNGYSSLSAPTVACPSLRLLHITDNSLQDWAEVRKFSSMFPSLETLVMANNNLASIQDNKDVLQRLFPNLRSINLHNSGLNRWEDVEKLNFFPKLEEVQVQGIPLLQTFTEEERIHLVIAQLPAISWLNGSVVTDCEREAAERFFIRYYFDHPEEELPVRYHSLVTKYGKLEPLPEVDLRPRCCAHVEVHCEEKVQQLTIPLDQTVAGLKKQLTPVVQLSTSSMRLYYIDRTSVFGPEEMKFNTRGLQSYSIQDGDQLLVVPKTKRKAGVQLAD, from the exons ATGCAACGCTTCGGATCCGAGGAGTCAGAGGACGACTTCAATGGTCGCACCTTCGTGGAGGTGATCAGGGAAAGGTACAGTCCAGAGAACTTCCCGTGGTGCACAGGACCTAACATAAGGGTGGTGGTCGTGCCCAGAGAAGGTCCTCAAGGTTCCAGTTTGAAAG acaGTGTGAACCTGCCCAGCGTGATGGTGCTGGACGGCTGGGGCGTCAGCCAGGCAGGAGACCAGGCGTGGATCGAAGCGTTCTGTGCTCACGTCACGAAGCTGGACTTGTCccacaacaagctgcaggactgGCACGAG ATCAATAAAATTGTCTCCAACACCCCAAACCTGGAGTCCCTGAACCTGAGCTACAACCCCCTGGCAGGAATAACCCTGGAGCCCGGGTGCACCAAAGCTTTTTTCGGGGTCCGCAGTCTTGGCCTGAACAACACCAAAGTGTCCTGGGACACAGTGCTGCTGCTCATCCGGGAGATACCGGA GCTGGAGGAGTTGTTCCTGTCCCTTAATGGCTACAGCAGTCTGAGTGCCCCCACTGTGGCCTGTCCCAGCCTGCGCCTGCTCCACATCACAGACAACAGCCTGCAGGACTGGGCCGAGGTCCGCAAGTTCAGCTCCATGTTCCCCAGCCTGGAGACGCTGGTCATGGCCAACAACAACTTGGCTTCCATTCAGGACAACAAAGACGTCCTGCAGCGGCTCTTCCCCAACCTGCGCAGCATCAACCTGCACAACTCAG GTCTAAACCGATGGGAAGACGTTGAGAAGTTGAACTTCTTCCCCAAGTTGGAGGAGGTGCAAGTGCAGGGCATTCCCTTACTGCAGACCTTCACCGAAGAAGAACGAATACACCTCGTGATAGCACA GCTTCCTGCAATATCCTGGCTAAACGGCAGCGTTGTGACTGACTGCGAGCGGGAAGCTGCCGAGAGGTTCTTCATCCGTTACTACTTCGACCACCCTGAAGAGGAGCTGCCTGTCAG ATACCATTCCCTGGTCACCAAGTACGGGAAGCTGGAGCCACTTCCCGAGGTTGACCTCCGACCTCGCTGCTGCGCCCATGTGGAGGTTCACTGTGAAGAAAAAGTGCAACAG ctgaCCATCCCACTGGACCAGACAGTAGCTGGGCTGAAGAAGCAGCTGACGCCCGTGGTCCAGCTGTCCACCAGCAGCATGAGGCTGTACTACATCGACAGGACCAGCGTCTTCGGCCCAGAGGAAATGAAGTTCAACACCCGGGGCCTCCAGTCCTACAGCATCCAAGATGGTGATCAGCTACTGGTGGTACCCAAGACCAAAAGGAAAGCGGGCGTCCAACTGGCTGATTAG
- the LOC133000394 gene encoding tubulin-specific chaperone cofactor E-like protein isoform X1, producing the protein MNVKPSAEGEAMQRFGSEESEDDFNGRTFVEVIRERYSPENFPWCTGPNIRVVVVPREGPQGSSLKDSVNLPSVMVLDGWGVSQAGDQAWIEAFCAHVTKLDLSHNKLQDWHEINKIVSNTPNLESLNLSYNPLAGITLEPGCTKAFFGVRSLGLNNTKVSWDTVLLLIREIPELEELFLSLNGYSSLSAPTVACPSLRLLHITDNSLQDWAEVRKFSSMFPSLETLVMANNNLASIQDNKDVLQRLFPNLRSINLHNSGLNRWEDVEKLNFFPKLEEVQVQGIPLLQTFTEEERIHLVIAQLPAISWLNGSVVTDCEREAAERFFIRYYFDHPEEELPVRYHSLVTKYGKLEPLPEVDLRPRCCAHVEVHCEEKVQQLTIPLDQTVAGLKKQLTPVVQLSTSSMRLYYIDRTSVFGPEEMKFNTRGLQSYSIQDGDQLLVVPKTKRKAGVQLAD; encoded by the exons ATGAACGTTAAACC ATCAGCCGAGGGGGAGGCCATGCAACGCTTCGGATCCGAGGAGTCAGAGGACGACTTCAATGGTCGCACCTTCGTGGAGGTGATCAGGGAAAGGTACAGTCCAGAGAACTTCCCGTGGTGCACAGGACCTAACATAAGGGTGGTGGTCGTGCCCAGAGAAGGTCCTCAAGGTTCCAGTTTGAAAG acaGTGTGAACCTGCCCAGCGTGATGGTGCTGGACGGCTGGGGCGTCAGCCAGGCAGGAGACCAGGCGTGGATCGAAGCGTTCTGTGCTCACGTCACGAAGCTGGACTTGTCccacaacaagctgcaggactgGCACGAG ATCAATAAAATTGTCTCCAACACCCCAAACCTGGAGTCCCTGAACCTGAGCTACAACCCCCTGGCAGGAATAACCCTGGAGCCCGGGTGCACCAAAGCTTTTTTCGGGGTCCGCAGTCTTGGCCTGAACAACACCAAAGTGTCCTGGGACACAGTGCTGCTGCTCATCCGGGAGATACCGGA GCTGGAGGAGTTGTTCCTGTCCCTTAATGGCTACAGCAGTCTGAGTGCCCCCACTGTGGCCTGTCCCAGCCTGCGCCTGCTCCACATCACAGACAACAGCCTGCAGGACTGGGCCGAGGTCCGCAAGTTCAGCTCCATGTTCCCCAGCCTGGAGACGCTGGTCATGGCCAACAACAACTTGGCTTCCATTCAGGACAACAAAGACGTCCTGCAGCGGCTCTTCCCCAACCTGCGCAGCATCAACCTGCACAACTCAG GTCTAAACCGATGGGAAGACGTTGAGAAGTTGAACTTCTTCCCCAAGTTGGAGGAGGTGCAAGTGCAGGGCATTCCCTTACTGCAGACCTTCACCGAAGAAGAACGAATACACCTCGTGATAGCACA GCTTCCTGCAATATCCTGGCTAAACGGCAGCGTTGTGACTGACTGCGAGCGGGAAGCTGCCGAGAGGTTCTTCATCCGTTACTACTTCGACCACCCTGAAGAGGAGCTGCCTGTCAG ATACCATTCCCTGGTCACCAAGTACGGGAAGCTGGAGCCACTTCCCGAGGTTGACCTCCGACCTCGCTGCTGCGCCCATGTGGAGGTTCACTGTGAAGAAAAAGTGCAACAG ctgaCCATCCCACTGGACCAGACAGTAGCTGGGCTGAAGAAGCAGCTGACGCCCGTGGTCCAGCTGTCCACCAGCAGCATGAGGCTGTACTACATCGACAGGACCAGCGTCTTCGGCCCAGAGGAAATGAAGTTCAACACCCGGGGCCTCCAGTCCTACAGCATCCAAGATGGTGATCAGCTACTGGTGGTACCCAAGACCAAAAGGAAAGCGGGCGTCCAACTGGCTGATTAG